The following coding sequences are from one Triticum aestivum cultivar Chinese Spring chromosome 5A, IWGSC CS RefSeq v2.1, whole genome shotgun sequence window:
- the LOC123107462 gene encoding 3-ketoacyl-CoA synthase 4, with amino-acid sequence MEMAHRDHILGAVHGVLGAAVLILCLAAELSVLVLRRHAALYLLPVCAMLTHLWRSGRRAGIGLVDFAYLKPPRRLRVTIPGLLEHLRLIGCFDDGSVEFMSRVVEDSGMGDETYFPPALHYLPPSATHADAVQEAGMLFFPTLDELFAKTGVPPSAVGALVVNCSGFGPAPSLAAIIANRYRMPTDVKTFNLSGMGCAAGIVGVDVARGVLRAHAGAVDYAVVVSAEIVTIGWYRGRDRSKLLLNCFFRTGCAAALLSNTASAAAPVKYRLVALKRTTIAADDRGYNLAMREEDDEGITGFTIGRGLDRVFRDLLRAHLTAFGASILPWHEKLRYAAALARFRRRRRSSKKVQGGEGHVEAPRPNFLAAASHFCLPSSGMPNIRRLAEGLGLGEREAEAALATFQRFGNQSAASLWYQLGYHEARGRVRQGDRVWQLGIGSGPKASSALWERVAAYGGAAAADEGPWGDCVVRYPARAPGAPLA; translated from the coding sequence ATGGAGATGGCGCACAGAGACCACATCCTCGGCGCCGTGCacggcgtcctcggcgccgccgtCCTCATCCTGTGCCTCGCTGCCGAGCTGTCCGTCCTCGTCTTGCGGCGGCACGCGGCGCTCTATCTCCTCCCCGTCTGCGCGATGTTGACGCACCTGTGGCGCTCCGGCCGACGTGCGGGCATTGGGCTGGTGGACTTCGCGTACCTGAAGCCGCCCCGCCGGCTGCGCGTCACCATCCCGGGCCTGCTCGAGCACCTCCGCCTCATCGGCTGCTTCGACGACGGCAGCGTCGAGTTCATGTCCAGGGTCGTCGAGGACAGCGGCATGGGCGACGAGACCTACTTCCCGCCGGCGCTGCACTACCTCCCGCCGTCCGCCACGCACGCCGACGCCGTCCAGGAGGCGGGGATGCTCTTCTTCCCCACGCTCGACGAACTGTTCGCTAAGACGGGCGTGCCGCCGTCCGCCGTCGGCGCGCTCGTCGTCAACTGCAGCGGGTTCGGCCCTGCCCCGTCGCTTGCCGCCATCATCGCCAACCGCTACCGCATGCCCACCGACGTCAAGACCTTCAACCTGTCCGGCATGGGATGCGCCGCGGGCATCGTCGGCGTGGACGTCGCGAGGGGCGTCCTGAGGGCGCACGCCGGCGCCGTCGACTACGCCGTCGTCGTCAGCGCGGAGATCGTCACGATCGGGTGGTACAGAGGGAGGGACCGCAGCAAGCTGCTGCTCAACTGCTTCTTCCGCACCGGATGCGCCGCCGCGCTACTGTCGAACACCGCATCGGCGGCAGCGCCGGTCAAGTACCGGCTCGTCGCGCTGAAGCGCACGACCATCGCGGCCGACGACCGCGGCTACAACTTGGCCAtgagggaggaggacgacgagggcaTCACGGGGTTCACCATCGGGCGCGGCCTCGACCGTGTGTTCCGGGACCTCCTCCGCGCCCACCTCACCGCCTTCGGCGCCTCCATCCTCCCATGGCACGAGAAGCTCCGCTACGCCGCAGCGCTCGCGcgattccgccgccgccgccggagcagcaAGAAGGTCCAAGGCGGCGAAGGCCACGTGGAGGCGCCGAGGCCGAACTTCCTGGCCGCGGCGAGCCACTTCTGCCTGCCGTCGTCGGGGATGCCGAACATACGGAGGCTGGCGGAGGGGCTGGGgctgggggagagggaggcggaggcggcgctgGCGACGTTCCAGCGGTTCGGGAACCAGTCGGCGGCGTCGCTGTGGTACCAGCTCGGGTACCACGAGGCGAGGGGGCGGGTCCGGCAGGGCGACCGCGTGTGGCAGCTCGGCATCGGGAGCGGGCCCAAGGCGAGCAGCGCCCTGTGGGAGCGTGTCGCCGCatacggcggcgccgcggcggccgATGAGGGGCCGTGGGGCGACTGCGTCGTCCGCTACCCGGCGAGGGCACCCGGCGCCCCGTTGGCTTGA